One Actinoplanes missouriensis 431 DNA segment encodes these proteins:
- a CDS encoding holin, whose protein sequence is MFKKVFWLATGERAVKSSAQALLLLWGGDAFNLFDVDPLGAAGIAGGAAVLSVLTSIVSTTVGDSTDPSLLPTSATADR, encoded by the coding sequence ATGTTCAAGAAAGTGTTCTGGCTGGCTACCGGTGAGCGCGCGGTCAAGTCTTCCGCCCAGGCGCTCCTGCTGCTCTGGGGCGGCGACGCCTTCAACCTGTTCGACGTCGACCCGCTCGGGGCGGCCGGTATCGCGGGTGGCGCCGCGGTGCTGTCGGTGCTGACGTCGATCGTGAGCACCACGGTCGGCGACAGCACGGACCCGAGCCTGCTGCCGACCAGCGCCACGGCCGACCGCTGA
- a CDS encoding DUF5047 domain-containing protein codes for MRPVSDKFLRTLTGSHTAVVRAWVVTPGQTGVTPIGTEVRIIDGEVRLDSGQALRSQLSLEIDGTGLWPQYGSDLLTPYGNEVFVERGIAYGNGAVEWVSLGYHRINTIEQDVPPNGPIEVTAVDRMAAIVDSKLTSPVQFGAARTNASVVAQLVTEAYPAAVIEWDEPTVANAPIGRTVAVEEDRYGFVDELITGLGKRWYFDHRGVLKISDLPSTATPVWTVAQGEGGVLVEASRSLSRVGTYNGVLAKGEGLDTTAPARGLAVDAGATSPTRWGGPFGRVHRTFSSPLLTSNAAATAAARTLLKRALGLPYNVDFRSIVNPAIEPDDPVAIEVDGGQTETHVIDTLTIPLTVDESMQATTREQTLITIGET; via the coding sequence GTGAGACCCGTCAGCGACAAGTTCCTGCGGACGCTCACCGGATCGCACACCGCGGTGGTCCGGGCCTGGGTCGTCACACCCGGGCAGACCGGAGTCACCCCGATCGGCACCGAGGTCCGGATCATCGACGGCGAGGTCCGCCTTGACTCCGGTCAGGCGCTCCGGTCGCAGCTCAGCCTGGAGATCGACGGCACCGGGCTGTGGCCCCAGTACGGGTCGGACCTGCTCACCCCGTACGGCAACGAAGTTTTCGTGGAGCGCGGGATCGCCTACGGCAACGGCGCGGTGGAGTGGGTGTCGCTGGGCTACCACCGAATCAACACCATCGAGCAGGACGTCCCGCCGAACGGGCCGATAGAGGTCACGGCCGTGGACCGCATGGCCGCGATCGTCGACAGCAAGCTCACCTCGCCTGTGCAGTTCGGGGCGGCCCGGACCAACGCGTCCGTGGTGGCCCAGCTGGTCACCGAGGCGTACCCGGCTGCGGTGATCGAGTGGGACGAGCCCACGGTGGCCAACGCTCCGATCGGTCGCACCGTGGCCGTGGAGGAGGACCGGTACGGATTCGTCGACGAGCTGATCACCGGGTTGGGGAAGCGCTGGTATTTCGACCACCGCGGCGTCTTGAAGATCTCCGACCTGCCGAGCACTGCCACACCGGTGTGGACGGTGGCTCAGGGCGAGGGTGGCGTGCTGGTCGAGGCCTCCCGAAGCCTGTCCCGGGTCGGCACCTATAACGGCGTCCTGGCCAAGGGCGAGGGCCTCGACACGACCGCGCCAGCACGCGGTCTGGCTGTCGATGCCGGCGCGACGTCACCGACGAGGTGGGGTGGGCCGTTCGGGCGGGTGCACCGGACGTTTTCGAGCCCGCTGCTGACCAGCAACGCCGCCGCAACGGCGGCCGCGCGGACACTCCTGAAACGCGCGCTGGGGCTCCCGTACAACGTGGACTTCCGCTCCATTGTCAACCCCGCGATCGAGCCAGACGACCCGGTGGCGATCGAGGTCGACGGCGGCCAGACGGAGACGCACGTGATCGATACCCTCACCATCCCGCTCACCGTCGACGAGTCGATGCAGGCCACCACCCGGGAGCAAACCCTGATCACGATCGGAGAGACCTGA
- a CDS encoding phage tail tape measure protein has protein sequence MALKLGELVTYLRADDTALARGLASAQDKLQAAGEKAREYGPLIGGALAAGIGAGLVGALDADKAKAKLSAQLGGDAQYAADMGEIAGNVYGRGFGESLEAVNETLRGVLGSGLLDEDATNAEIESVTLKAQALADTFGQDVTQTARAAGQMVRTGLAKDSAEAFDILTRGFQQTGDHAGDLLDTFSEYSVQFQKMGIDGTTATGLLSQGLKAGARDADSVADAVKEFSLRAVDGSKTTSDALATLGLNADTVASGIAAGGPKAQAAFQMVLDKLRELGPESTTTQQAIQGLFGGPGENLGGALLALDLDTAAKSMGDVSGAADKMGETLEQSASQRLESFKRSAQAALVEKIGQAIPYIESLVGWIDRHSAVVGPAAAVLGTLALVIGTVIGVVKLWTIAQTALNLVLSMNPIGLVVLAIAALVAGIVLIASQTDIFSKMWKAAWGGIKSAASAVGSWFRDTLWQKWILGAWNGIINKGNQALDWFQALPGRLRSALSGAFDGLKSAFRSAINWVIGRWNNFSLTLGGGSILGMGIPSVTLNTPNIPMLAKGAVVPKTRGGRLTIVGEGREDEAVMPLSKLNNLVREARQDGTDRNGQPIEVHVYLGTREIEDLVDVRIKKSNAKTARKAGPRTKMVPQPTGRRR, from the coding sequence CTGGCCAGCGCCCAGGACAAGCTCCAGGCCGCAGGGGAGAAGGCCCGCGAGTACGGGCCGCTGATCGGTGGGGCGCTCGCCGCCGGAATCGGCGCCGGCCTGGTCGGTGCCCTCGATGCGGACAAGGCCAAGGCGAAACTGTCCGCTCAGCTGGGTGGGGACGCTCAGTACGCCGCCGACATGGGCGAGATCGCGGGAAACGTCTACGGCAGGGGTTTCGGCGAGTCCCTGGAAGCGGTCAACGAGACGCTGCGTGGTGTCCTCGGGTCCGGCTTGCTGGACGAGGACGCGACGAACGCTGAGATCGAGTCCGTCACGCTCAAGGCGCAGGCCTTGGCCGATACGTTCGGGCAGGACGTGACCCAGACCGCCCGGGCCGCCGGCCAGATGGTCCGCACCGGCCTGGCCAAGGACAGCGCCGAGGCGTTCGACATCCTCACCCGCGGTTTCCAGCAGACCGGTGACCACGCTGGCGACCTGCTCGATACGTTCTCGGAGTACTCCGTCCAGTTCCAGAAGATGGGCATCGACGGAACAACCGCCACGGGCCTGCTCTCCCAGGGGCTGAAGGCCGGCGCCCGTGACGCGGACTCCGTCGCCGACGCGGTCAAAGAGTTCTCGCTGCGCGCGGTCGACGGCAGCAAGACCACCTCCGACGCCCTCGCCACGCTCGGCCTGAACGCCGACACCGTGGCCTCCGGAATCGCCGCCGGCGGGCCGAAGGCGCAGGCCGCGTTCCAGATGGTGCTCGACAAGCTGCGCGAGCTCGGCCCGGAATCCACCACCACGCAGCAGGCCATCCAAGGCCTCTTCGGCGGTCCCGGTGAGAACCTCGGCGGTGCGCTGCTGGCGCTCGACCTGGACACGGCCGCAAAGTCGATGGGCGACGTGTCCGGTGCCGCGGACAAGATGGGCGAGACGCTGGAGCAGTCCGCCAGCCAGCGCCTGGAGTCGTTCAAGCGGAGCGCGCAGGCCGCGCTGGTGGAGAAGATCGGCCAGGCGATCCCGTACATCGAGTCCCTGGTGGGCTGGATCGACCGGCACTCTGCCGTCGTCGGGCCGGCCGCCGCGGTTCTCGGCACCCTCGCGCTGGTCATCGGCACGGTCATCGGCGTGGTCAAGCTCTGGACGATCGCGCAGACCGCGCTGAACCTGGTGCTGTCGATGAACCCGATCGGCCTGGTGGTGCTCGCGATCGCCGCGCTGGTGGCCGGCATCGTACTGATCGCCAGCCAGACCGACATCTTCTCGAAGATGTGGAAAGCGGCCTGGGGCGGCATCAAATCGGCCGCGAGCGCGGTGGGCTCCTGGTTCCGGGACACCCTGTGGCAGAAATGGATCTTGGGTGCCTGGAACGGGATCATCAACAAGGGCAATCAGGCGCTCGACTGGTTCCAGGCGCTCCCAGGGCGGCTCCGTAGCGCGCTCAGCGGCGCGTTCGACGGGCTGAAATCCGCGTTCCGGTCGGCGATCAACTGGGTGATCGGCCGGTGGAACAACTTCAGCTTGACGCTGGGCGGCGGATCGATCCTGGGCATGGGCATCCCGTCCGTCACGCTCAACACGCCCAACATTCCGATGCTCGCCAAAGGCGCCGTGGTCCCGAAGACCCGCGGCGGCCGGCTCACGATCGTCGGTGAAGGCCGCGAGGACGAGGCGGTCATGCCGCTGTCCAAGCTCAACAACCTGGTCCGCGAGGCCCGGCAGGACGGCACCGACCGCAACGGCCAGCCCATCGAGGTGCACGTCTACCTAGGCACCCGAGAGATCGAGGACCTCGTCGACGTGCGGATCAAGAAGTCGAACGCCAAGACGGCAAGGAAAGCAGGTCCTCGGACCAAGATGGTGCCGCAGCCGACGGGGAGGCGTCGATGA